Proteins found in one Bacillota bacterium genomic segment:
- a CDS encoding lysine exporter LysO family protein, which produces MSRLILAATAAGLLLGLLGRGHPVAAWAGVSETWALTALLFSAGVVMGADLERVARLLSRGWRLLLTPLGAALGSLLGGLLAAPLAGMRPVHALAVAGGFGWYSLDAVLVGRMAGPELAVIAFVANLIRELTGLAAAAWLMRRLGRPAAVAAAGATAMDTGLGVLVRAGGAEAGVEGFVSGLLLSAAVPLLLGFLGRWL; this is translated from the coding sequence GTGAGCCGGCTGATCCTGGCCGCGACCGCGGCCGGCCTCCTCCTCGGCCTTCTCGGCCGCGGTCATCCGGTCGCCGCCTGGGCCGGCGTCTCGGAGACCTGGGCGCTCACCGCCCTCCTCTTCTCAGCCGGCGTGGTGATGGGGGCCGACCTGGAGCGGGTGGCGCGCCTCCTGAGCCGGGGCTGGCGCCTCCTCCTGACGCCTCTGGGGGCGGCGTTGGGCAGTCTACTCGGTGGACTCCTGGCGGCTCCACTGGCGGGGATGCGGCCGGTCCACGCACTGGCGGTGGCCGGGGGCTTCGGATGGTACAGCCTGGATGCGGTCCTGGTCGGCCGGATGGCGGGGCCGGAGCTGGCGGTCATCGCCTTCGTGGCCAACCTGATCCGGGAGCTGACGGGCCTTGCCGCCGCCGCCTGGCTGATGCGCAGGCTGGGACGGCCGGCGGCGGTGGCGGCCGCCGGGGCGACCGCCATGGACACCGGGCTCGGGGTTCTGGTCCGGGCCGGAGGAGCCGAGGCGGGGGTGGAAGGATTCGTGAGCGGGCTTCTGCTCAGCGCCGCGGTGCCCCTTCTCCTGGGCTTCCTTGGCAGGTGGTTGTGA
- a CDS encoding undecaprenyl-diphosphate phosphatase: MALWEALVLGVVQGLTEFLPVSSSGHLTLVQFLMGFQGRAQEMLAFDVLLHLGTFLAVVLYFARDIVALIAGFFTGLGALLGRRSAWADVWREPNFRTALLVLIGSIPTGLMGILLQSFFESLYNSLLAVAVGWLATAALLWWVDQLGHHGRRASQSGAGAALWTGFMQGMAIAPGLSRSGATVAGALMAGMERREAARFSFLLALPAILGAALVELRHVTGLAGGVELAAGFLAATLSGMVAIRWLLQALTRGSLRPFAVYCALLGVVVAAWQLL, from the coding sequence ATGGCACTCTGGGAGGCGCTGGTGCTCGGGGTGGTCCAAGGGCTGACGGAGTTCCTGCCCGTCTCCAGCTCGGGCCACCTGACGCTGGTCCAATTCCTGATGGGTTTCCAGGGCAGAGCGCAGGAGATGCTGGCCTTCGACGTGCTGCTCCACCTGGGGACCTTCCTGGCCGTAGTCCTCTATTTCGCGCGCGACATCGTGGCGCTGATCGCCGGCTTCTTCACCGGCCTGGGCGCGCTCCTGGGGCGCCGCTCCGCCTGGGCCGACGTCTGGCGGGAGCCGAACTTCCGCACGGCCCTCCTGGTGCTGATCGGGAGCATCCCCACCGGACTGATGGGAATCTTGCTGCAGTCGTTCTTCGAATCGCTCTACAACTCGCTCCTGGCGGTAGCGGTGGGTTGGCTGGCCACCGCTGCGCTCCTCTGGTGGGTCGACCAGCTGGGCCACCACGGGCGGCGGGCGAGCCAGAGCGGCGCGGGGGCGGCGCTCTGGACCGGCTTCATGCAGGGCATGGCGATCGCGCCGGGGCTCTCCCGCTCCGGCGCGACGGTGGCGGGGGCGCTGATGGCGGGGATGGAGCGGAGGGAGGCGGCGCGCTTCTCCTTCCTGTTGGCGTTGCCGGCGATCCTGGGCGCGGCGCTGGTCGAGCTGCGGCACGTGACCGGCCTGGCCGGCGGCGTGGAACTGGCGGCCGGCTTCCTGGCGGCGACGCTGTCGGGCATGGTGGCCATCCGCTGGCTCCTCCAGGCGCTCACCCGGGGGAGTCTCCGCCCCTTCGCCGTCTACTGCGCGCTCCTGGGCGTCGTGGTGGCGGCCTGGCAACTGCTTTGA
- a CDS encoding DNA translocase FtsK, with amino-acid sequence MQRARGSDRTARRARSARPARAPLPEPLRRELAALAVGVFAVLLGGALAGAPMGPAGRGVRAALLALFGWVAWAAPLLLAAVALALLRASAPPGGRGRAAGAALLFADLAGWASLIRPGSWSQALAGQAGGGLLGTAVWAALRSGLGRFGGTVLLAAAGLAGLLLLTGSPVSGWAGKAASAARAFFAALWSALDDFLFEQVEEPPAGVSPASGGPGTPATEVAEGGPRPEGGVAARPLSEAAGVLPAGGSGPAPTEPPDSPAPPAADLPIPPRMPMAAPAEDLLSGGAAEAGARPSAGRAAPDGSGAPPGRAAAGRRREREGRATGIQLPPLDLLARPVPGRVGADREEDLRQEAALLESTLRSFGVETTLAGVYRGPAVTRFELQPAPGVKVARIVALADDIALALAAPEVRVVAPVPGKSVLGIEVPNKHVTPVTLREVLESPAFQNARSRLTVAIGKDIGGRPIVATLDDMLHVLIAGATGSGKSVCINTLITSLLFKARPQDVRLLLIDPKRVELSGYEGLPHLLAPVITDPKKSAGAMRWLVREMERRYELFAEWRVRDIDRFNQAVLRDGSPALPYIVVVVDELADLMMVAPREIEEAIQRLAQMARAAGIHLVLATQRPSVDVITGVIKANIPSRIAFAVSSQVDSRTILDMAGAEKLLGKGDMLFYPLGAAKPVRAQGAYVSERELERVLTFLRDQASPEYLLEAGAPLDDEEETTGEEDDPLLSEAIRVVVENHQASVSILQRRLRVGYTRAGRLIDIMERRGIVGPYQGPKPREVLMTSETYARLYGDGGRPDPSGGATPAGPSSSPGKG; translated from the coding sequence ATGCAGCGAGCGAGGGGCTCGGACCGCACCGCCCGCCGGGCGCGCTCGGCCCGGCCGGCCCGGGCGCCCCTGCCCGAGCCGCTCCGCCGCGAGCTGGCCGCCCTGGCGGTGGGCGTCTTCGCCGTCCTGCTGGGCGGCGCGCTGGCCGGCGCGCCCATGGGGCCGGCCGGCCGCGGCGTCCGAGCGGCGCTTCTGGCGCTCTTCGGATGGGTGGCCTGGGCGGCGCCGCTCCTCCTGGCGGCGGTGGCCCTGGCGCTCCTGCGCGCGTCCGCGCCTCCGGGCGGGCGGGGGCGGGCCGCGGGCGCAGCGCTTCTTTTCGCCGACCTTGCGGGCTGGGCCTCGCTGATCCGGCCGGGAAGCTGGTCGCAGGCGCTGGCGGGACAGGCGGGGGGCGGCCTTCTGGGCACGGCGGTCTGGGCCGCTCTGAGGTCCGGCCTCGGGCGCTTCGGCGGCACCGTCCTCCTGGCGGCGGCGGGCCTGGCGGGGCTGCTTCTGCTGACGGGGAGCCCGGTGAGCGGCTGGGCGGGAAAGGCGGCTTCGGCCGCCCGCGCCTTCTTTGCGGCGCTCTGGTCGGCGCTGGACGACTTCCTCTTCGAACAGGTGGAGGAGCCACCGGCTGGTGTCTCGCCGGCGTCGGGAGGACCGGGGACACCCGCGACCGAGGTGGCCGAGGGCGGGCCGAGGCCCGAAGGCGGCGTCGCGGCGCGGCCGCTCTCCGAGGCCGCCGGCGTCCTTCCCGCGGGGGGTTCCGGCCCGGCCCCTACCGAGCCGCCGGACTCTCCCGCTCCGCCTGCGGCGGACCTGCCCATCCCGCCGCGCATGCCGATGGCCGCGCCTGCGGAGGATCTCCTCTCGGGCGGTGCGGCGGAGGCCGGGGCGCGGCCTTCCGCGGGGCGGGCGGCCCCGGACGGATCCGGCGCGCCGCCGGGGCGCGCCGCGGCCGGTCGGCGGCGCGAGCGAGAGGGCCGGGCAACGGGGATCCAGCTTCCGCCGCTCGACTTGCTCGCCCGGCCTGTTCCGGGCCGGGTGGGGGCGGACCGCGAGGAAGACCTCCGCCAGGAGGCGGCGCTGCTGGAGTCGACGCTGCGCAGCTTCGGCGTCGAGACGACGCTGGCCGGCGTCTACCGCGGCCCGGCCGTCACCCGCTTCGAGCTCCAGCCGGCGCCCGGCGTCAAGGTGGCGCGGATCGTCGCCCTGGCCGACGACATCGCGCTGGCGCTGGCGGCGCCGGAGGTGCGCGTGGTGGCGCCGGTTCCGGGCAAGTCGGTGCTGGGGATCGAGGTGCCCAACAAGCACGTCACGCCGGTGACGCTGCGCGAGGTGCTGGAATCGCCGGCCTTCCAGAACGCGCGCTCCCGCCTCACGGTCGCCATCGGCAAGGACATCGGCGGGCGCCCGATCGTGGCCACGCTGGACGACATGCTCCACGTGCTCATCGCCGGCGCCACCGGCTCCGGCAAGAGCGTCTGCATCAACACCCTCATCACCAGCCTGCTCTTCAAGGCGCGCCCGCAGGACGTCCGGCTCCTCCTCATCGACCCCAAGCGGGTCGAGCTGAGCGGCTACGAGGGGTTGCCGCACCTCCTGGCACCGGTGATCACCGACCCGAAGAAGTCGGCGGGCGCCATGCGCTGGCTGGTGCGCGAGATGGAGCGGCGCTACGAGCTCTTCGCGGAGTGGCGGGTGCGCGACATCGACCGCTTCAACCAGGCGGTGCTCCGGGACGGGAGCCCGGCGCTTCCTTACATCGTCGTCGTCGTGGACGAGCTGGCCGACCTGATGATGGTGGCCCCGCGCGAGATCGAGGAGGCGATCCAGCGGCTGGCCCAGATGGCGCGGGCGGCCGGGATCCACCTGGTGCTGGCGACCCAGAGGCCCAGCGTCGACGTGATCACCGGCGTGATCAAGGCCAACATCCCCTCGCGCATCGCCTTCGCGGTCAGCTCGCAGGTCGACTCGCGGACCATCCTGGACATGGCGGGCGCCGAGAAGCTGCTGGGCAAGGGCGACATGCTCTTCTACCCGCTGGGTGCGGCCAAGCCGGTCCGGGCGCAGGGCGCCTACGTCTCCGAGCGGGAGCTGGAGCGGGTGCTCACCTTCCTGCGCGACCAGGCGTCGCCGGAGTACCTGCTCGAGGCCGGCGCCCCGCTCGACGACGAGGAAGAGACCACCGGCGAGGAGGACGATCCGCTCCTCTCCGAGGCGATCCGCGTCGTGGTGGAGAACCACCAGGCCTCCGTCTCCATCCTCCAGAGGCGGCTTCGCGTCGGCTACACGCGGGCCGGCCGGCTCATCGACATCATGGAGCGGCGCGGCATCGTCGGCCCGTATCAGGGTCCGAAGCCGCGCGAGGTCCTGATGACGTCCGAGACCTATGCCCGTCTTTACGGCGACGGCGGCCGCCCGGACCCTTCCGGCGGCGCGACGCCTGCCGGCCCGTCTTCCTCTCCTGGCAAGGGTTGA
- a CDS encoding UPF0182 family protein: MGERRWIWLFAAGMLAAFGLATLFSQGYVNWQWFGHLGYRGVFWTALAYRWGVGVTAGLLAAAVLFVNLLWARRAFSVFFLNPESVPPQLIPWLRPRRQILLLGVIAGLTGVAMGLSTADQWMTVASWWNQVPFGQVDPVFHRDIGFYVFTLPFLRLVYSFLETIVVLSLLVTGFLYFMTGAVALFDRRLHVYPAARAHLGILVGVYFLLLAWRYRLDMFGLLFSNRSVASGPGYTDLHVLLPGLGVMIALALAAAGAAFALTRLTQLRWLGYAVAAVALGSILVAGVVPALVQRLVVVPNQLVKERPYIENAIQATLRAWNLDHVEARNYQVRQDLDYARVEADQGTVSNIRLWDWRFISRAYQQLQGIRTYYTFDAMTVDRYMLGGTLRQVVLSGREIAYDNLPDASWVNQHLVYTHGYGVVATPAAEVTRDGMPPLVLRDIPPRGRPELAVRQPAIYFGLETRPYAIVGTTQKEFDYPRGSTNVYTEYRGRGDVQLGGFLQRLAFALAEGDYNVLLSSQLTARSQALIHRQVEERVARVAPFLQYDSSPYLVIDGGRLKWIVDAYTVSSYYPYAQSTGESGVNYMRNSVKAVVDATSGAVSFYVADPRDPLLRAYQRVFPGLFRPMAEMPAGLRAHIRYPQDLFEAQLRIYARYHMKDPEVFYNNEDLWTFPKEIVGGTTDQSPMEPYYAILQLPGESQPEFLLVMPLTPNNRDNMIAWLAARSDGSHYGELVLFNFPKQTQVFGPAQVESLINNNDQISQALTLWNQQGSRVLRGNLLVIPIDRSLLYVQPLYLESTSTQLPELRRVIASYAGRVAMEPTLDQALRTLFGVSGPPTAPATPAAPARPAPGPGAPGQSWADLVRRANQLYTQAQEAIRQGNWALYGERMAELAQVLQQLQQTLPAGPAGQGR; encoded by the coding sequence ATGGGCGAGCGCAGGTGGATCTGGCTTTTCGCCGCCGGCATGCTGGCGGCCTTCGGCTTGGCCACGCTCTTCAGCCAGGGGTATGTCAACTGGCAATGGTTCGGTCACCTCGGCTACCGGGGCGTCTTCTGGACGGCGCTGGCCTACCGCTGGGGCGTGGGCGTGACGGCCGGCCTCCTGGCGGCCGCCGTCCTCTTCGTCAACCTGCTCTGGGCGCGCCGGGCGTTCAGCGTCTTCTTCCTCAATCCGGAATCGGTGCCGCCCCAGCTGATCCCGTGGCTGCGGCCACGGCGGCAGATCCTCCTCCTGGGCGTCATCGCGGGCCTCACTGGCGTCGCCATGGGGCTGAGCACCGCCGACCAGTGGATGACCGTGGCCAGCTGGTGGAACCAGGTGCCCTTCGGCCAGGTCGACCCGGTCTTCCACCGCGACATCGGCTTCTACGTCTTCACCCTGCCCTTCCTCCGCCTCGTCTACAGCTTCCTGGAGACGATCGTCGTCCTCTCCCTGCTGGTGACGGGGTTCCTCTACTTCATGACGGGCGCGGTCGCCCTCTTCGACCGGCGGCTCCACGTCTATCCGGCGGCGCGGGCGCACCTGGGGATCCTGGTGGGGGTCTACTTCCTGCTGCTGGCCTGGCGGTATCGCCTGGACATGTTCGGCCTCCTCTTCTCCAACCGGTCCGTGGCCTCGGGCCCGGGTTACACCGATCTGCACGTGCTGCTGCCGGGGCTGGGCGTGATGATCGCCCTGGCGCTGGCGGCGGCTGGGGCCGCGTTCGCGCTGACGCGCCTCACCCAGCTCCGCTGGCTGGGGTACGCGGTGGCGGCGGTGGCGCTGGGCTCCATCCTGGTGGCGGGTGTCGTTCCCGCGCTGGTCCAGCGGCTGGTGGTGGTGCCCAACCAGCTGGTCAAGGAGCGCCCCTACATCGAGAACGCGATCCAGGCGACGCTGCGCGCCTGGAACCTGGACCATGTCGAGGCGCGGAACTACCAGGTGCGGCAGGACCTGGACTACGCCAGGGTGGAGGCGGACCAGGGGACGGTGAGCAACATCCGCCTCTGGGACTGGCGCTTCATCAGCCGCGCCTACCAGCAGCTGCAAGGAATCCGGACCTACTACACGTTCGACGCCATGACGGTCGACCGCTACATGCTGGGCGGCACGCTCCGGCAGGTGGTCCTCTCGGGCCGGGAGATCGCCTACGACAACCTGCCCGACGCCAGTTGGGTCAACCAGCACCTGGTCTACACCCACGGCTACGGGGTGGTGGCGACGCCTGCGGCCGAGGTGACCCGGGACGGCATGCCGCCGTTGGTGCTGCGCGACATCCCTCCGCGCGGCAGGCCGGAGCTGGCCGTCCGCCAGCCGGCCATCTACTTCGGCCTGGAAACGCGGCCCTACGCCATCGTGGGCACGACGCAGAAGGAGTTCGACTACCCGCGGGGCAGCACCAACGTCTACACCGAATACCGGGGGCGGGGGGACGTCCAGCTGGGCGGCTTCCTCCAGCGCCTCGCCTTCGCCCTGGCGGAGGGCGATTACAACGTTCTCCTCTCGAGCCAGCTGACCGCCCGCAGCCAGGCGCTGATCCACCGCCAGGTGGAGGAGCGGGTGGCGCGGGTCGCCCCCTTCCTGCAGTACGATTCCTCGCCCTACCTGGTCATCGACGGAGGGCGCCTGAAATGGATCGTCGACGCCTACACGGTCAGCTCCTACTACCCGTATGCCCAGTCCACGGGGGAGAGCGGCGTCAACTACATGCGCAACTCGGTCAAGGCGGTGGTGGACGCCACCAGCGGTGCGGTGAGCTTCTACGTGGCCGACCCCCGCGATCCGCTCCTGCGGGCGTACCAGCGGGTCTTTCCGGGGCTCTTCCGGCCCATGGCGGAGATGCCGGCCGGGCTGCGGGCGCACATCCGCTATCCGCAGGACCTCTTCGAGGCGCAGCTGCGGATCTACGCCCGCTACCACATGAAGGATCCGGAGGTCTTCTACAACAACGAAGACCTCTGGACCTTCCCCAAGGAGATCGTGGGGGGGACCACGGATCAAAGCCCCATGGAACCCTACTACGCCATCCTCCAGCTGCCGGGGGAGTCCCAGCCGGAGTTCCTGCTGGTCATGCCGCTGACGCCCAACAACCGGGACAACATGATCGCCTGGCTGGCGGCGCGCTCGGACGGCTCCCACTACGGGGAGCTGGTCCTCTTCAACTTCCCGAAGCAGACCCAGGTCTTCGGTCCGGCGCAGGTGGAGTCGCTGATCAACAACAACGACCAGATCTCCCAGGCGCTGACGCTCTGGAACCAGCAGGGCTCGCGGGTGCTGCGCGGCAACCTGCTGGTCATCCCCATCGACCGGTCACTGCTCTACGTGCAGCCGCTCTACCTGGAGTCGACAAGCACGCAGCTCCCCGAGCTCCGGCGGGTGATCGCCTCCTATGCCGGGCGGGTGGCCATGGAGCCGACCCTGGACCAGGCGCTGCGCACGCTCTTCGGCGTGAGCGGCCCGCCGACGGCACCGGCGACGCCCGCGGCGCCCGCCCGGCCGGCTCCCGGTCCGGGTGCCCCCGGCCAGAGCTGGGCCGACCTCGTGCGCAGGGCGAACCAGCTTTACACCCAGGCCCAGGAAGCGATCCGGCAGGGAAACTGGGCGCTCTACGGAGAACGGATGGCTGAGCTGGCGCAAGTCCTGCAGCAGTTGCAGCAGACCCTGCCGGCGGGCCCGGCGGGGCAGGGAAGGTAG
- a CDS encoding translocation-enhancing protein TepA: EYLNKMQDRVIRFVVENSRISEEKFRELMFSTGELAQDVGTILVGREAVEVGLIQQEGGIADAHRALREMIAGGAG, translated from the coding sequence CGAGTACCTGAACAAGATGCAGGACCGCGTGATCAGGTTCGTCGTCGAAAATTCGAGAATCAGCGAGGAGAAGTTCCGCGAGCTGATGTTCAGCACGGGGGAGCTGGCGCAGGACGTGGGCACGATCCTGGTGGGACGCGAGGCGGTGGAGGTGGGCCTGATCCAGCAGGAAGGCGGCATCGCCGACGCCCACCGGGCGCTGCGCGAGATGATCGCGGGAGGTGCCGGCTGA
- a CDS encoding YlzJ-like family protein — translation MLWTIAPPEMIWGEGWSRVAKPPSYEEAQVGGRRLLVERGADGRRRVVRLLSTDPADFLDARFQPGTVLPEPLPEGGGRAAI, via the coding sequence ATGCTCTGGACGATCGCCCCGCCGGAGATGATCTGGGGAGAGGGGTGGAGCCGGGTGGCGAAGCCCCCTTCCTACGAGGAAGCGCAGGTGGGGGGCAGGCGGCTCTTGGTCGAGCGGGGAGCGGACGGGCGGCGGCGCGTCGTCCGCCTCCTCTCGACAGATCCGGCGGACTTCCTCGACGCGCGCTTCCAGCCGGGGACGGTCCTGCCGGAGCCGCTGCCGGAAGGGGGTGGCAGGGCCGCGATATAA
- a CDS encoding D-alanyl-D-alanine carboxypeptidase family protein has translation MLVLLVGSLPLGWLARAARAEAPASSGGVAQATAPAGGLPVRGNPLGLKAKAAELLDVRTGQILYATNEHEKMEPASLAKLMTFLLALEAVRNGVVSPRTQVTVSENAWRLSLNDAVSRMFIRVGEKVPFDTLLYGLMVASGNDAAVAIAERLGGTEANFVRMMNAKARQLGLSDTVFVNSHGLDAPGQSTSAADVAKLSAYILTHFPDATRYTKPASFSFQPTGAPQPIRQQNWNGLVITDPRVDGLKTGHLEAAGYHLAASARAQGMRLVAVVMGIQAPTLQAGMQEREREAEALLNWGFDNFTTVQPDLRGKLPASIPVYKGAAGHVRAVPGAPLLLTLPRQEARSVSVQVTLPSRLIAPVRKGQPLGEVVLKAGSGTWRIPLLAAEAVPRGSFLRVLWDTIRLAVDDLLARVRL, from the coding sequence TTGCTCGTTCTCCTGGTCGGATCGCTGCCGCTGGGCTGGCTGGCGCGAGCCGCCAGGGCCGAGGCGCCGGCCTCGTCGGGCGGGGTGGCGCAGGCCACCGCCCCGGCCGGCGGCCTGCCGGTCCGCGGCAACCCGCTGGGGCTGAAGGCGAAGGCGGCCGAGCTGCTGGACGTGCGGACGGGGCAGATCCTCTACGCCACCAACGAGCACGAGAAGATGGAGCCGGCCAGCCTGGCCAAGCTGATGACCTTCCTGCTGGCGCTGGAGGCGGTCCGGAACGGCGTCGTCAGCCCACGGACCCAGGTGACCGTCAGCGAGAACGCGTGGAGGCTCTCGCTGAACGACGCGGTCTCGCGCATGTTCATCCGCGTGGGGGAGAAGGTCCCCTTCGACACGCTGCTCTACGGGCTGATGGTCGCCTCGGGGAACGACGCAGCCGTCGCCATCGCGGAACGGCTGGGAGGCACCGAGGCCAACTTCGTCCGCATGATGAACGCCAAGGCCCGCCAGCTGGGCCTGTCCGACACGGTCTTCGTCAACAGCCACGGCCTGGACGCGCCGGGCCAGTCGACCAGCGCCGCCGACGTGGCCAAGCTCTCCGCCTACATCCTGACGCACTTCCCCGACGCCACCCGCTACACCAAGCCGGCCAGCTTCAGCTTCCAGCCCACCGGCGCACCCCAGCCCATCCGGCAGCAGAACTGGAACGGGCTGGTCATCACCGATCCCCGCGTGGACGGGCTGAAGACCGGTCACCTGGAGGCGGCGGGTTACCACCTGGCCGCTTCGGCGCGGGCGCAGGGGATGCGGCTGGTGGCGGTGGTGATGGGGATCCAGGCACCGACACTCCAGGCGGGTATGCAGGAACGGGAGCGGGAAGCGGAGGCGCTTCTCAACTGGGGCTTCGACAACTTCACCACCGTCCAGCCCGACCTGAGGGGGAAGCTGCCCGCCTCGATCCCGGTCTACAAGGGGGCGGCAGGTCACGTCCGGGCCGTGCCGGGGGCTCCGCTTCTCCTGACCCTGCCCAGGCAGGAGGCACGCTCCGTCAGCGTCCAGGTCACCCTTCCCTCCAGGCTGATCGCGCCTGTCCGGAAGGGTCAGCCGCTGGGCGAGGTGGTGCTCAAGGCAGGATCCGGCACGTGGAGGATTCCGCTGCTGGCGGCCGAGGCGGTGCCCCGGGGCAGCTTCCTCCGGGTCCTGTGGGACACGATCCGCCTGGCCGTGGACGATCTGCTGGCCCGGGTCCGCCTGTGA
- the dat gene encoding D-amino-acid transaminase → MSETVFLNGQFVPYEQALIPVEDRGFLFGDGIYEVIAVYGGRFWRMEEHLDRLERSALAIHLALPMDRRAIRQAAEELLRRNGLAAADASVYLEVTRGPAPRAHTFPEDPHPTVVMTARPVAPADPALVEKGATAVTVPDIRWHAVHIKSICLLPNVLAKQAAHEAGAFEAILVREGVLTEGSSSNLFLVFDGELQTHPEGPFILSGVTRGAVLEVARDLSIRLVERAVPLEELWQADEVFVTGTTSEVVPIVRVDDRPIGDGRPGPVTLRIREELVRRARGAA, encoded by the coding sequence ATGTCGGAGACGGTTTTCCTCAACGGGCAGTTCGTTCCCTACGAGCAGGCGCTCATCCCCGTGGAAGATCGCGGCTTCCTCTTCGGGGACGGGATCTACGAGGTGATCGCGGTCTACGGTGGCCGGTTCTGGCGGATGGAGGAACACCTGGACCGGCTGGAGCGGAGCGCGCTGGCCATCCACCTGGCCCTGCCCATGGACCGCCGCGCGATCCGGCAGGCGGCGGAGGAGCTCCTGCGCCGGAACGGGCTGGCCGCAGCGGACGCGTCGGTCTACCTCGAGGTGACGCGCGGACCGGCGCCGCGTGCGCACACGTTCCCCGAGGATCCCCACCCGACCGTGGTCATGACCGCGCGCCCTGTGGCCCCGGCCGATCCGGCGCTGGTCGAGAAGGGGGCCACGGCCGTCACCGTGCCCGACATCCGCTGGCATGCCGTCCACATCAAGTCGATCTGCCTCCTGCCCAACGTGCTGGCCAAGCAGGCCGCCCACGAGGCCGGTGCCTTCGAGGCGATCCTGGTGCGGGAGGGCGTGTTGACGGAGGGGTCGAGCTCCAACCTCTTCCTGGTCTTCGACGGAGAGCTCCAGACCCACCCGGAGGGTCCCTTCATCCTTTCCGGCGTCACCCGCGGCGCGGTGCTGGAGGTGGCGCGCGACCTGTCGATCCGCCTGGTGGAGCGGGCGGTGCCGCTGGAGGAGCTCTGGCAGGCGGACGAGGTCTTCGTCACCGGCACCACCTCGGAGGTCGTGCCCATCGTCCGCGTGGACGACCGGCCCATCGGCGACGGCCGCCCCGGCCCGGTGACGCTCCGCATCCGGGAGGAGCTGGTTCGCCGGGCGCGCGGCGCGGCGTGA
- a CDS encoding glycosyl hydrolase family 18 protein, with translation MRICGRASRAGLVLLLAAAVLLGAGCAGGRTAQKVPGPSQPGNRTGRPATSATLPSEHGKPLSRHTGPLKVLAFYDDQYEKPRGQVLTLVRQNRDLISYLAPFWYKVQADGSLIDNSEADLKKFARENRILLQPLFTNAGGNDAVLLDPAARARAVENIVAAVQKNGYAGASIDFQLLKPESRDGLSAFVAALSQRLHAMGKVVTVDVIPALTANGPRSAYDYAALGKSADQVVLMTYDRHSDGSPPGSVAPLAWVDAAVREAISVIPPDRVILGLAAYGYDWPQGSTQARSIPLKNIPRGPHIQRTPAAVPYYTYVAADGTRHEVWFEDDKSIVKKIQIAKKYGLHGLAVWRVGYETAGFWNAIRRNR, from the coding sequence ATGCGTATCTGCGGCAGGGCCTCGCGGGCCGGCCTGGTGCTGCTGCTGGCGGCGGCGGTCCTGCTGGGGGCCGGCTGCGCCGGTGGCCGGACCGCCCAGAAGGTTCCCGGCCCCTCCCAGCCGGGGAACAGGACCGGCAGGCCGGCGACCTCGGCCACCTTGCCGTCGGAGCACGGCAAGCCGCTGAGCCGGCACACGGGTCCGCTCAAGGTGCTGGCCTTTTACGACGACCAGTACGAGAAGCCGCGCGGCCAGGTGCTCACCCTGGTCCGCCAGAACAGGGACCTGATCTCCTACCTGGCGCCCTTCTGGTACAAGGTGCAGGCGGACGGGAGCCTCATCGACAACAGCGAGGCGGACCTGAAGAAGTTCGCCCGAGAGAACCGCATCCTGCTCCAGCCGCTCTTCACCAACGCCGGTGGCAACGACGCCGTGCTTCTGGATCCGGCCGCCCGGGCCCGCGCCGTCGAGAACATCGTGGCAGCGGTGCAGAAGAACGGCTACGCCGGGGCCAGCATCGACTTCCAGCTGCTCAAGCCCGAGTCCCGCGACGGCCTGAGCGCCTTCGTGGCCGCGCTCAGCCAGCGGCTCCACGCCATGGGCAAGGTGGTCACCGTGGACGTGATCCCGGCGCTCACCGCCAACGGACCGCGCAGCGCCTACGACTACGCGGCCCTGGGCAAGAGCGCCGACCAGGTGGTCCTGATGACGTACGACCGGCACAGTGACGGCTCGCCGCCCGGTTCGGTGGCGCCGCTGGCCTGGGTCGACGCGGCCGTGCGCGAGGCCATCTCCGTGATCCCGCCCGACAGGGTGATCCTCGGCCTGGCCGCCTACGGCTACGACTGGCCGCAAGGAAGCACCCAGGCGCGCTCGATCCCGCTCAAGAACATTCCGCGTGGCCCGCATATCCAGCGGACACCGGCGGCCGTCCCCTACTACACCTACGTGGCCGCCGACGGGACCCGGCACGAGGTCTGGTTCGAAGACGACAAGTCCATCGTCAAGAAGATCCAGATCGCCAAGAAGTACGGGCTTCACGGCCTGGCCGTCTGGCGGGTGGGGTACGAGACCGCCGGCTTCTGGAACGCGATCCGCCGGAACCGGTGA